The genomic interval AATTGACGATGTCAGAATATCCTTAGATATTTTGATTGAAATAGGAGAAAGCAGATTGACCTTGGGAAAATACTTGGAGGCACTGGAAGTTTTTCAAGAAGCTCTTGAATTATCTCAAGAAAACAATATTTCCCCAAGCTTAGAATTACTTCATTTGCTTGGAACTGCTTATATGAATGTAGGTGATTATCAACGATCATCGGAACTATTCGAAAGGTCATTAAGAATAGCTCAATCTTCTAATGATAGTCTGTCAGAGGCTATCGTCTTCAATAGTATTGGAGTTCTTTACAGAAATAGAGGAGAATATCAAGAGGCATTGGAGACATATCAACAAGCATTGGCTATGGCCGAAGAGCTTGAGTCATTTCATCTGCAAGCAAATGTATTTAATAATTTAGGGCTTTTATATAATTTGTTGGGACAGTATTCTCAAGGTATAGAGTTCCTCGAAAAATCTCTGATGCTTAGAAGAAACCTAGGGCTTCGTTTCGAGGAAGTGCAAACTTTAAATAATATTGCCAACTTGTATTCAGCTATTAATAGACAAACAAAAGTGTCAGAGTTCTTGGAGACTTCACTTTTACTTGCTAGAGATCTTGGTTATCCAGAAGGTGAGAACATTGCCCTTAACGGGTTTGCAAGGTTGTATATAGAGTCGGGAGAGTATGATGAGGCTGTGAATATATTAGAAAATGTTTTGGTATATGTTAGAAGTGTTGGAGATCGCTCTGGGGAGGCGAATGTTTTACTTAACTTAGGCGATGCTTATAAGGGTCTAGGTGATAAGCAGTCAGCTCTAAATTCTTATCGGGAAGCATTAGATATGCTTCTGGATTCTGGTACTTTTGCTGAGCAAGGAGCTGCATTTTCTAGTATTGGAACTCTCCTTTTTGAAGAAAAACAATATGTTCAGGCAACTGAATATTATCGAAACGCTATTGAAATTTCACAAAAGACGGGAAACCTGCAAGCACATGCATCATCCCTTAGTAGTTTAGCTGCTATTGCAATGCTGCAAGGAAATTATGAAAAAGCCAAGATTTTACACTATGATTCTGTCGAGATACTTGAGAACTTAAGATCTAGAAATTTAAGTGATTTAGATAAAATCTCACTACTCGCTGCTCAATTTAATGTGTACGAGGGTTTACAGCAGAACCTGATTTTATTGGAAGATTATTATTTGGCTTTAGAGATCTCTGAAAGAAGCAGGGCTAGAGCTTTTGTTGAACTTATTCAAGCCAGATCATTTAATGCTGAAAGTGCTGAAGCTTCCTATCAATTTCCTGACGTGTCTCAGATAAAAAGTATTGCCCAAGAGTCTAACTCTACATTGGTTGAGTACTCTGTGATTGATTCAGGGGTAGGACAGCCAGAATTATATGCTTGGGTTATTTCAAGAAATGGTGAAATCTCGTTTCGTCGACAACCCCTCACCGACATCGACCTCACCAGCCTCGTGACCGATACTCGAGACGTCATTGGTGTACGGGGCGATCGCAACGCTCCTATTCCCACTCCCACCCCACAACACTTAGCTCAACTCCGTGCTGAAACTGACCAAAAACTCACTCAACTCCACGATTTACTCATCGGGCCGATCTCGGATCTCCTCCCCACTGACCCCAACCAACCCGTTGTTTTCATCCCCCAAGGCGAACTCTTCCAGATACCCTTCCCGGCCCTCAAAAACGCCGACGGCGAATATCTCATCGAAAATCACACCATTCTCACCGCCCCCTCCATCCAGGTGCTGCAGCTCACCCGTGGCCTTGCTGAGAGAACCCATAATGGGTCGCCTCTACAGAGTGATAATGCCGTTATTGTGGGCAATCCCACCATGCCCACGGTCACCTTCCTCAACGACAACGGCGACTTCCAAGACGTTCGTCTCAATCCCCTCTTCGGCGCGCAGCAAGAGGCAGAAGCGATTTCTGACTTTCTTGAGACGCCAGCCCTTATCGGGGAGAATGCAACCGAAGCTGCTGTCAAACAACAAATCGCTAGCGCTGATCTGATTCACCTCGCCACCCATGGCCTCTTGGAATACGGCGATCCACGCGAAACTGGAACGCGGGATACCCCTGGGGCCATTGCGCTTGCACCTGGTAACGGTGAAGATGGACTACTCACCTCAGCTGAAATCCTGCAGATGGACTTGCAGGCCGATTTAGTTGTCCTCAGTGCCTGTGACACTGGACGGGGACGTATCACCGGGGATGGGGTGATTGGGTTATCCCGTTCTTTTGTGGCTGCAGGTGTGCCCAGCATTATCGTCTCCCTATGGGCGGTACCCGATGCCCCCACTGCAGAGTTGATGACAGAGTTTTACCGCCAACTTGACCAAGGGCAAACCAAGGCCCAGGCATTGCGACAAGCCATGTTAATCACCATGCAAACCCACCCTGATCCCAAAGACTGGGCGGCCTTTACCCTGATTGGAGAGAGCGAATAAGCTACTCTGCCCTGAGCGAGAGTCAAGTTCCCTTAAACTCTGCTCAGGAAACTAACTTCCTAAAACTTCCATAAACTTCCATTGCTTTTGTCCCCCATAAAAACGATGCCCACTTCTAAATGGCCCCTATCTCTCCTGCTCAGCGCCTGTCTCACCTGGGGAACCACAGCACTTCCCCTCCAGGCACAGACCGAATCGGATCGAATATCTGAGGCAACGCAGTTGCTGGAAACAGCACAGCAACGCATGAGCCAGGGTGACTGGCAAGGGGCGATCGCTCCTCTAGAGTCAGCCTTGAGTCTATATCAGCAGTTAGGACAGTCTGAGCTAGCCCAGGTGACAGCCGCTTTATTGTGGCAGGTCTACGAAGGCCAAGGGATTACCCAGATGCAAATAACCGATTGGGAAGGGGCCCTGGAAACCTACCAGCGTCAGCAGGAGATTGCTGATCTCCTTCAAGATCCGAACCTCCAAGCTGCCAGCCAGATAAGCCTGGGCAGTGCTGCTCTGCAAGCTGAGCGCTGGGAGGTCTCCCGCGAGGCACTTCTCACAGGATTGGACAGGGCGCGGACGATACCTTCGTCATTATTGCTTGAGCGGGGGTTGGCCCTGTTACTAGCCGCAGAAACCTCCCTAGGCAACCTGGATGGCGCGATCACCGCTGGTGAGGAACTGTTGTCGATTGCAGACAACCCAGCCTCGCAGTTCCAGGCATTGCAAGGGTTGGGTAGCGCCTATTTCTATCAGGGGAACTACGACCGGGCCTTGCAGTATCATCAGCAAACACAGACCTTGGCAGCGCAGTTTGGGGAGCCCTATTTTCAAGCGATCGCTTTGGCCAACGTGGGCGAAACCCAACTGGCACTGGAGAATACGGCTACTGCGATCTCGCTGTTGTCTGAGAGTTTGGCGTTGGCCGAGGTTGCCGATCCGGTACTAGCAGGCGTCGTTAAAGGGACTTTAGGCAAAGCCTATGCGGTCGCTAGTGATTTCGACAATGCTCTCCCTCTGCTAGCAGCCAGTGTGCAACAGGAAGCTGCTGATGGCAGCCCCTCGGGGCAAGCGGTCGCGCTGACGAACCTAGGCAATGCTCGCTTTCTGGCTGGGGATTTGACCGGAGCCGAAGTAGCACTAAGGCAGGCCGTTGACTTCTGGACCCGGCAGCAGGCAGAAGTCATGACCCCGAATTTTGCAGTTTCGCTGTTTGATATGCAGCTCACCACCTATCGTACGCTGCAGCAGGTACTGGTCGCTCAGGGGCAGCCCGAAGCAGCTCTGGTAGTTGCAGAACAAGGGCGATCGCAGGTGCTAGCCCAACAACTGGCTAGTCACGAAACTACAGCTCCCTCAGCGTTAGATTTGGCGACATTGCAACAGGTAGCCCAAACCCACAATGTCACCCTGGTGGAATATACGCTCATCCCTCGCAACACTGAGATTTTCATTCCCAACCGGGTGGATAACCGCTGGCTCAACGCGGCAAATGACCTGTACATCTGGGTGGTAAAGCCCACGGGGGAAATTGCCTTCACACAGGTACCATTAGACGCAGCAGACCGTGACCTGGCTAATGCTGTTATTAGTACCCGCACTGCTATTGGAGCCCGAGGCCGAGCCGGTGCTCCTCCAAGACCAAGAGATTCGGATGCCATTGTAGATCTCGACACCCAACTGCGCCAGCTTCACAGTCTCCTAGTTGAGCCGATCGCGCCTTATCTGCCAGAGGATCCGGCAGCTCCTGTGGTCTTTGTACCTCAGGAAAGTCTATTTTTAGTGCCCTTTGCAGCCCTGAAAGATGATCAGGGGCGCTACCTGATTGAGCGTCACACAGTGCTGACAGCGCCATCTATCCAAGTGTTGCAGCTAACCGATGCGCGTTCAGAAACTCAGGATTTTGCATCGCTACAGGGTGAAAGTTCTGTGATTGTCGGCAATCCCACGATGCCAGATTTGCTAGATTTGCCCCTAGCGTCCTTACCAGGGGCTGAAACTGAAGCAACCGCGATCGCGACGCGGTTGCAGACCCAACCTTTGATCGGAGCAGCCGCGACTGAATCCGCTGTTCGTGAACAACTCCCTACCGCCAAGATTATCCACCTGGCTACCCACGGCTTGTTGGACTACGGCGACCCCAGTGCCGAAATTCCTGGGGCGATCACCCTGGCTCCTGATGCGGTCCATGATGGGTTACTGACAGCAACAGAGCTGGCCGCAATTCCTCTGCAGGCTGATTTGCTGGTGTTGAGTGCCTGTGATACGGGCCAGGGAAGCATTACAGGAGATGGCGTGGTGGGTCTCTCGCGGGCGGCGATCGCGGCGGGGGTACCTCAGGTAGTGGTTTCTTTATGGGCTGTGCCCGATCAACCCACGGCACAGTTGATGACGGCGTTTTATGACGAGTTGGCCCAGGGGCAGGGAACGGCCCAAGCCCTGCGGCAGGCGATGCTCACTACGATGCAGAGCCATCCTGATCCGCAAGCCTGGGCAGCGTTTACAGCGATCGGGTTGGATTGAAATACTTCCTTGAATAAGTTTGCCCCCTTTGGAAGTATGAGGATGACGTAATGGTCTACGAGGTAATGGGATGTTGGAGCAAGGGAGAAAAGTGGGGTGGGTAGTAGGACTTTCGGCGTTGCTGAATTAAGGGATGAACCTCTTGCTCAATGCGTCCCCCTTTATGAAAAGTGGCATTGTCAATGATGAGTTTTTGTCTCGGTTCCAAGCTCGGAATCAGGCAGGTTTCCAACCAGGTCTCAAAGACCTCACGATTACAAGCCCCTTCGACCGTGAACGGGGCTAGGAGCTTTCCCTGGCAGAGGGCCGCAATCATATTGACGCGCCCTTGGCGACGACCTGACTTCATCCTCTTTTGGTGCATCATGACCGAAGTTGAACTTGTCCTCTGCTACGGCACCAGCGAAGCAAACACAGGCATAAATGAGTTTGTCTATGTCAGGCGAAGTCGGTTTCGGATCAGGATAAGAATAGTTGACACCTTCCTTACCGGCCTCTGTGACTAATACATTGATGTATGGTAAATCGAAGATTTCATGTATCAAAACATGGCCAGCCTCATGAAAGGCAGTTGATAAAGGACTTGAGTTGATATTTCCCTTAATACACATACAGAACTTTAAAATACTGCTTTCTATGAGTTGCATTCTATTTAATCAATAACTTCTAATGTCTTGTTAGTTAAGCATGTCGAGTCTACGAGCTTTCAATCCTGGGCTTGAGATTAAATTTTCAAAACTATTAAGTGAGTCGTTAAGCTCCCTGTAGAATAAAGTCAATTTAAGTAAATATTATATTTAATGATACTCTCGCCACTGTTCTCTCCGACATGGATGCCGAAATCGCCGCCCTGGAAGCCCGCCAAGCCAAGACCCAGGCCATTAAGCAAGGCATGATGCAAGAACTCCTTACTGGGAGGACGCGGTTGGTATGAGTGCCCCCACCCCTGACCCCCAGAAGCGACTAGAGCAATTTGTTGTCAATAACGCTGACCTCGAACGGTTGGAAAGCCTGCTTAATCAGTTCAACATCTTTGAAGCGGTGGGTATGGTGCGGCAAGAGATTCGCCACTCCCACTTTCTCGCCTTCCTGTTGAATCCCAGCGCCGCCCATCACCTCGGTGATATCTTTCTCAAAACCTTCCTCAAACAGCTCTTGCTAGAGGCCGACAACGCTACCGTTAGTCCCATTGAGATTGATGTTGCCACCCTCACCGATACCAAAGTTCGCCGTGAGTGGAAAAATATCGACATTCTGCTCATTTCCCCTGGCAGCAAAATCGTTTGCGCCATTGAAAATAAAGTTGATGCTGGCGAGCATTCCAACCAGCTTCAGCGCTATCGCCAGATCGTACAAAAGGAATTTCCCGAACATCGCTATGTCTTTGTTTTCCTTACCCTGTCGGGGATTCCTCCCTACGGCGATGAAGACCAGCAACACTGGTCTACCTACAGCTACGCCCACATTGCTGACCTAATTGATAACTTGAGTGACCGCTATCAATTTGCCATCAGCTCTGAAGTAAAGAACCTGATGCAACACTACAGCACACTAATCAGAAGACATCTCATGGAAGACTCTGAAATCGCCCAACTCTGTCGTCAAATCTATCAGCAGCACAAAGAAGCCCTCGATCTCATCTTTGAACACCGCCCTGACCATGAAGCTAATATTTTTGATCTGCTGAAAACCCTTGTGGTAAATACACCTGCCGACCAAATAGCCATAGACCATGCCTGGCGATCTAGAAAAATCCTTGGCTTTGCGATTCGCGCATGGGATGCCCTCCCCTTTCAAACCACCTGCCGAGGTTGGACATCCAGCAAACGCATCGCGATCTTTGAGTTCAAGGTGGAACCAGCGCGCATCTTCCTCGATCTGACCCTAGGGCCTGGCCCCACCAACATTCGACAAGCTATCTTCAACGCCCTGAAAACCCATCAGATCCAGGGCCTGACAACCCGTCTACCTGAGGCAAGCTGGGTTCCCTTGCTAAGAAACATCGCTGTTGATCGCATCAGCCCGGAAACCCCCATCGAGACCATTACCGAAGACTTGTATCCTTTCTGGGAAAGTTTCCTAAACGACGAACTACCCAAAA from Leptolyngbya sp. SIO1E4 carries:
- a CDS encoding PD-(D/E)XK nuclease family protein, with protein sequence MSAPTPDPQKRLEQFVVNNADLERLESLLNQFNIFEAVGMVRQEIRHSHFLAFLLNPSAAHHLGDIFLKTFLKQLLLEADNATVSPIEIDVATLTDTKVRREWKNIDILLISPGSKIVCAIENKVDAGEHSNQLQRYRQIVQKEFPEHRYVFVFLTLSGIPPYGDEDQQHWSTYSYAHIADLIDNLSDRYQFAISSEVKNLMQHYSTLIRRHLMEDSEIAQLCRQIYQQHKEALDLIFEHRPDHEANIFDLLKTLVVNTPADQIAIDHAWRSRKILGFAIRAWDALPFQTTCRGWTSSKRIAIFEFKVEPARIFLDLTLGPGPTNIRQAIFNALKTHQIQGLTTRLPEASWVPLLRNIAVDRISPETPIETITEDLYPFWESFLNDELPKINDAIVSELSKIDAAS
- a CDS encoding CHAT domain-containing protein translates to MPTSKWPLSLLLSACLTWGTTALPLQAQTESDRISEATQLLETAQQRMSQGDWQGAIAPLESALSLYQQLGQSELAQVTAALLWQVYEGQGITQMQITDWEGALETYQRQQEIADLLQDPNLQAASQISLGSAALQAERWEVSREALLTGLDRARTIPSSLLLERGLALLLAAETSLGNLDGAITAGEELLSIADNPASQFQALQGLGSAYFYQGNYDRALQYHQQTQTLAAQFGEPYFQAIALANVGETQLALENTATAISLLSESLALAEVADPVLAGVVKGTLGKAYAVASDFDNALPLLAASVQQEAADGSPSGQAVALTNLGNARFLAGDLTGAEVALRQAVDFWTRQQAEVMTPNFAVSLFDMQLTTYRTLQQVLVAQGQPEAALVVAEQGRSQVLAQQLASHETTAPSALDLATLQQVAQTHNVTLVEYTLIPRNTEIFIPNRVDNRWLNAANDLYIWVVKPTGEIAFTQVPLDAADRDLANAVISTRTAIGARGRAGAPPRPRDSDAIVDLDTQLRQLHSLLVEPIAPYLPEDPAAPVVFVPQESLFLVPFAALKDDQGRYLIERHTVLTAPSIQVLQLTDARSETQDFASLQGESSVIVGNPTMPDLLDLPLASLPGAETEATAIATRLQTQPLIGAAATESAVREQLPTAKIIHLATHGLLDYGDPSAEIPGAITLAPDAVHDGLLTATELAAIPLQADLLVLSACDTGQGSITGDGVVGLSRAAIAAGVPQVVVSLWAVPDQPTAQLMTAFYDELAQGQGTAQALRQAMLTTMQSHPDPQAWAAFTAIGLD
- a CDS encoding tetratricopeptide repeat protein, whose amino-acid sequence is MRLISIATSINLAFATSIVISTNVNSRDFIYAEQLEGGVPFEIIGSLEIGDQNLGDRLADSYHFTVISDQKVSIEIESKDFSPYLLLTNEQNEVLAGQNEVFFDENSAWLLVRLVTGRNYILHVMPAVPEGQGEYELAINVANSYDEIRAEANESYQQGRELYESGQFTEAIQKFHNALSAFQRIGDKDGELRNLNAIGVALTYLERHDEAIEYYLESLEIAREIGDNFSISQVLLNLGFAYDYKQEFSRSLPFYEELIELSLLSDDGSIVEFLWLIAEAKRTLGENLDALKYYEDLLQYTQDSGEFETQVDALNSMGETHRIMGQTPQALEYYQQALLIADRIDYKRDTILNNIGVAYVELGQYSEAISSLEIALGISIQLQDLSGQATILSNIGAAYHKLEDYTKSLDLYQQALSIRRNLGYKKGVVENLINIGSLLNKLGDSEQAQTYLEEARSYIREIDDVRISLDILIEIGESRLTLGKYLEALEVFQEALELSQENNISPSLELLHLLGTAYMNVGDYQRSSELFERSLRIAQSSNDSLSEAIVFNSIGVLYRNRGEYQEALETYQQALAMAEELESFHLQANVFNNLGLLYNLLGQYSQGIEFLEKSLMLRRNLGLRFEEVQTLNNIANLYSAINRQTKVSEFLETSLLLARDLGYPEGENIALNGFARLYIESGEYDEAVNILENVLVYVRSVGDRSGEANVLLNLGDAYKGLGDKQSALNSYREALDMLLDSGTFAEQGAAFSSIGTLLFEEKQYVQATEYYRNAIEISQKTGNLQAHASSLSSLAAIAMLQGNYEKAKILHYDSVEILENLRSRNLSDLDKISLLAAQFNVYEGLQQNLILLEDYYLALEISERSRARAFVELIQARSFNAESAEASYQFPDVSQIKSIAQESNSTLVEYSVIDSGVGQPELYAWVISRNGEISFRRQPLTDIDLTSLVTDTRDVIGVRGDRNAPIPTPTPQHLAQLRAETDQKLTQLHDLLIGPISDLLPTDPNQPVVFIPQGELFQIPFPALKNADGEYLIENHTILTAPSIQVLQLTRGLAERTHNGSPLQSDNAVIVGNPTMPTVTFLNDNGDFQDVRLNPLFGAQQEAEAISDFLETPALIGENATEAAVKQQIASADLIHLATHGLLEYGDPRETGTRDTPGAIALAPGNGEDGLLTSAEILQMDLQADLVVLSACDTGRGRITGDGVIGLSRSFVAAGVPSIIVSLWAVPDAPTAELMTEFYRQLDQGQTKAQALRQAMLITMQTHPDPKDWAAFTLIGESE